The sequence CCTCGTAGTCGTCGATTCCGTGCTCCTGCATGAACGCGTAGACGTTGGTCGACTCGACGAACTCCCGGGTCGGTTCGTGGACCACCTCGTCGGTGTCTGGGTGCGTGTTCATCGCACCCATCTTCTGCTGCCGCCGTCAAGTAGCTTGCTCACTATCGTCTGTGAACGATCGAGACCGACGACTGGCCCGCGAGAGCGCTCGACGGGATGCGTTCCGTCGACGACCGCACGGTCGGTCCCGACGCCTCGTCGCTCCCCGCGATTCGCCAAATGTAAAAACCACGACACTCATCTGATAGTCGGCGGAAGCTGTCAGAATGGCCACTCCCGTAGTCTCTTCGGACTGTAACGAACCCCGAAGATACGGATTCACCGATACATCTCACCAATCTGTTAAGTGCTGTCCCGTGGGATACACCCTCGGTGGAGACAGATGTCCGACGAACCAACAACACGTGAACGAAACGTCACGACGGACCGAGACCGAATCCGAGAGTGGGCCGACGAGCGCGAGTACGCACCCGTCTACGAGGAGCAAGACACGGGTGGGATGAACTACCGGTTCGTCCGCGAGAGCGAGATAGACGACACCCACGACCGCCGCGACTGGGACGAGTTCTTCGAGACGTTCGATTCGGAGAACGTCGCGTTCGCCTACACCGAAGGCGAGACGGAAGGCGACGCCGAACCGTGGGAGTTCGTCACCCACTCCGACGTCGCAGAGCGCGCGGCGCTCGACAACGAGGAGGTCGAGAGCGCGCTGATGGAGGGCGAGACGGTGACCACCGAGGTCACGGAGACGAAAGTCGTCGAACGGACCATCGTCGAGCGCGACACTATCGAGAGCGACGTCGTCGACACCGAGACCATCGGCGAGACCACGGTCGACCGCGAACTCGTCAGTCGAGAGCTCGTCGAAGCGTCGTTCGTCGACGAAGAGAGCATCGAGGCGACTATCGAGGAACTGTGGTCGAACACCAACGAGATTCTCGAACGGATGATCGTCCACAGTCGCGTCGTCGACACCGAACTCGAGGAGACCGACACCGTCGAGAGCGACACGATGGAGGCGGATATCGACATCCGAGGCGTCCAAGAGACCATCGTCGAGAGCGACATCGTCGAGAGCGACGCCGTCGGGAGCGAGGTCGTCGAGGCGGGCATCGTCGAGAGCCAGGTCATCGAAGGTGACATCGTCGAGAGCGAACTGTTCCAGCGGACCATCGTCGAAGAGGAGGTCGAGGAGCGCAAACGCGGTATCTACACCCTCTCGGAGACGGAGCTACTCGATACGAACGTCGTCGCGAGCCACGTGGTCGAGCGCGAAATCGTCGACCGCGAGTACGAGGGGATGGAGGCGGTCGAGACCCACGAGACGGCGACGACCGCCGACGCCGAGATGGCTGCGACCGCCGAAGGAACGGAAACCGACCAACCCGAGCGAGGCGAGGGAACCGCCGCACCGACGGGAACCGAGGGGACGGCGGCCGCCGAGGAGAACCGCTCTGAAGCGGTCGAACAGACCGACACTACCGGTACCGAGGAGGCAGAGCCGTTCGGCAGCGACGCGACCGAGACGGAGGACAGCAACGAACCGTTCACGAGCGACGCGACCGAGTCGTCCGACGCGACCGAGGAACAGCGACACGAGGGCGCACAGGCCGAAAGCGACCCGAGAACCGAAGCGGACACCGAGACGCACCTCGACGAGAACGACCAGGGGAAAGACATCGTCGACGAGAGCGGCCGGGAAGTCGGCATCGTCGCCAAAGTCGAAGGCGACGTCATCCACGTCGACCCCTCGCCCAGTCTCACCGACCGGTTGAAAGCCGAACTCGACTGGGGCGACGTCGACGACGACACGTACACCCTCTCGGGCTCCGACGTTCGGGAGGTCACCAACTCCCGTGTCGTCGTCCGGGATATGTGAAACTCGGCGCCACCGCCGCGGGCGCTGACGGCTGCGTAAATTCTTTTGCCCGCTCGGAGACTACTGGGTGACATGTACGTTCGAGACGCCAAGAACCGAGACGAGGTCTGGTTGCTCGATCACATCGAGGCGATGGACCTCGACGACGTCGCGTTTCGCTCGCGCGACTACGTCATCGCCGTCGACGAGGCGTCGAACACCCGGGCGGGATTCGGTCGGACCCGGATCCACAAACACGACGAGGGCGAGTTCTGCGAGCTCACCGGTATCGGCGTCTTGACGGAGTGGCGCGGCCAGGGCGTCGGCGCACACGTCGTCGAACGACTCGTGAAAACCGCCGGCGACGAGGGGTTCGAGCGAGTGTACTGCTTCACGAACGAGCCGAACTACCTCGTCCAGTTCGGTTTCGCCCCGGTCGAGTCGGAGTCGCTTCCCGCGACGGTCCGGGAGCGGCTCGAAGCCAAGCGCGGAGACGTGATGCCCGACGCCGTGGCGCTTCTGCTTCCCGTCGACGCGTTCGAGATGCCCGACGAGGCGCGCGAGGCGTTCAAGCGCGCCGCACCGAAGGCGGAGCAGGCGTCGGAACCCGAAGAGCGCGCCGAGGACTTCGGCATCGACCCGGAGTCGGCGACGTACAAGTACGACACCGGCCGATAGGCGGGCGGAGAACCGGCCTACGTCCGGTCGTCGAGGAAGTCGGTGCTGAAGACGATCCACGCGAGCACCGAACAGAAGAGAATGGGCGGGAGGATGGCGAACGCCCACAGCGGTTCGATGCCCCAGAACAGCAGCAGCACCACGTCGAAGAGTCCCAGAGCGAGAAACGGTGCGACGGCGAGGGCGGCCCGTCTCCGGTTTCGCCCGCTCTCCTCCGCTAGCGGTGTGTTCTCCTTCGGTGTCGGCGTCGACTCCGGTGAGTCGGAGTCGCTCGTCGAGGCGGCCATACCGAAACTCCGTGGCCGATCCTGAAAAGAGCCGCGCTCCGTTCGACGCTTCGACTACACTCGGTCGCGTTCTTCCACCCGAGAGACGAACTCCACGGCGCCGAACAGCGCACCGAGCGCTACCGTCGCCAGAACCGCGCCGTAGAGCGCCATCGGTATCGGACTCACTGGCAGCGTCGCGACGCCGAGAAGGTCGATAGACGCGCCCGCACTGTTCTCGCCGACGAACAGGCCGATGAGCGCCGCGACGAGCACGACGACGCCACCGACGCCGAGGAGGATGCGTCGACCGCGGCCGGATTCCTTCACGTCGAGTTCGTTCACGGTCGAACTCTGTGGCGTCGGCTATAGACTCTTTCTCACTGCGGCCGAGACGACACCGAGTCCGGTGCCGGAATCCACCGATCCGTGGCGGAGCGATTATACCCGCCGCGTGCGATGACGAAACCCCATGGTCGACGAACTCGTCGAGAAGGCGCGCGCGGTGCTCTCGAACGCTCACGTTCCGTACTCCGAGTACCGCGTCGGTGCCGCGCTCCGAACCGCCGACGGTACGGTGTTCGTCGGGTGCAACATCGAGAACGCCAACTACAGCAACAGCCTCCACGCCGAGGAGGTCGCCATCGCCGAGGCGGTGAAGAACGGCTACCGCGAGTTCGACCGCATCGCCGTCTCCTCGGGCGTCCGCGACGGCGTCACACCCTGTGGCATGTGCCGACAGACGCTCTCCGAGTTCTGTGACGACGGGCTCGTCGTCGTCTGCGACGAGGGCGGCGAGCGGGCCACCGAGTACACCCTCGGTCAACTGCTGCCGAACACCATCTCCGAGGGGACGCTCTCGGACGCCGAACGCTCGGACGAGAGCTAACGCGTCGTCGTTCATTTTTCCCCGCGGAGTCCCGTATAAATCGAATGATTTATACTGTTAACGGGTAACAAGCGACACGCCCGCGTAGCGATATCATACTATCGTCTGTCATCCCACCAGCGCGCGTCGCCGACGCCGTCCACGGTCGTCGGTGAGCCGTCGCGGGCGTTTCCGTCCACCGAGCGACCGCGTCGTCGGACGCGCTCGTCGGGTCCCGCGCACCACCGGTTTATTTGTCGCATCGTCCCCGAGAGCGGATATGACCGACACCGACGCCAGCGAGGACCCCAACGACGAGGTCCAGTACCACATCGAAGTCGCCGAGGGCGACGTCGCCGACGCCGTGTTGCTCCCCGGGAATCCCGAGCGCGTGGACAAGATAACCGCGCTGTGGGACGACTACGAGGAGGTCGCGTACCACCGCGAGTACCGCACGGCGACGGGCACGTACGACGACGCGCCCATCTCGGTCACGTCGACCGGTATCGGCAGTCCCTCGGCCGCCATCGCCGTCGAGGAGCTCGCGCGCGTCGGCGTCGAGACGTACATCCGCGTCGGCTCCTGCGGCGCGATTCAACCGGAGATGGAGGTCGGCGACCTCGTCATCACCTCCGGGGCGGTGCGACAGGAGGGAACCAGCGCCGAGTACGTCCGCGAGGACTACCCGGCAGTCGCCGACCACGAGGTCGTCTCCGCGCTCGTCGCCGCCGCGGAGCGACTCGGCTACGACTACCACGTCGGCCTGACGATGAGCGCCGACAGCTTCTACGCCGGACAGGGTCGGCCGGGTCTCGACGGCTTTCGCGCGGCGGGCAGCGAGTCGCTCGTCGAGGAACTGCGGGAGGCGAACGTGAAGAACATCGAGATGGAGGCCAGCGCGCTGTTGACCATCGCCAACGTCTACGGCCTCCGCGCGGGTGCGGTCTGCTCGGTGTACGCCAACCGCATCACCGGCGAGTTCCGAACCGAGGGCGAGTCGCGGGCGGCGGAGACGGCGAGTCTCGCCGTTTCGCTTCTCGCGCGGATGGACGAAGTCAAACGCGAGGCGGGCGTCGACCAGTGGCACGCCGGCCTCTCGCTGTAAACCGGCGCACCCGCCTCGTTTCCCCCGAACGGTCCCGTCACGGAATCGGGACGCACCCCAAAATTCGTTCGCTCTCGCGCGCGACGAGGCCGTTCTCGTTCCAAAGCCCCTTTATCGTATGACTCCGCAAATAGACGCATGACTCAGAAGGTCGTCGTTCTCGGTGCCGGGTACGCCGGTGCCGGCGCGGTGAAAGCGTTCGAAGACGAGATCGAAGACGGCGAAGCCGAACTCACGTGGGTCTCGGAGCGAGACTACCACCTCGTGCTCCACGAGGTCCACCGGGTCATCCGCGACCCGAGCGTCGAGTCGAAAGTCGCCGTCCCCATCGACGACGTGAAATCGCCGGAGACGGACTTCGTGAAAGGTCACGTCGAGAACGTCGACGTCGACGAACGCGTCGTCGAACTGAGCGACGACCGGACCGTCGAGTACGACTACCTGCTCGTCGCCCTCGGCAGCGACACCGCCTTCTACGGCATCGAGGGTCTCGAAGAGTTCTCGCTGACGCTCAAGAGCCTCGACGACGCCCGCGAGATTCACGAGGAGATCAAGGCGGCCTCCGAAGACGCCTCGCGCAGCGAACCCGCGCAGGTCGTCGTCGGCGGTGCGGGCCTCTCGGGCATCCAGGCGGCGGGCGAAATCGCGGAGTTCCGCGACAAGCACCGCGCGCCCATCGAAATCGAGATCGTCGAGGGGCTCGACGAGGTGTTCCCCGGTAACGACCCCGAACTGCAGGGCGCGCTCCGCAAGCGTCTCGACATCCAGGACATCGACGTCATGACCGGCGAGTTCATCTCGAAAGTCGACGAGGAAGCCATCTACGTCGGCGACGACACCGAACTCGACTACGACGTGTTCATCTGGACCGGCGGCATCACCGGCCAGAAGGAGGTTGCGGAGGCGAAACTCGACAAGGACGAGCGTTCGAACCGCATCTTCGCGGGCTCTGACTTCTCGACGAGCGACGAGCGCGTCTTCGCCATCGGCGACTCGGCACTCGTCGACCAGGGCAACGACAACGTCGCCCCGCCGACCGCGCAGGCGGCGTGGCAGGCGGCGGAGGTCGTCGGCGAGAACCTCGCCCGCACGATTCGCGGTCAGCCGCTGAAGACGTGGACCCACAGGGACAAGGGGACGCTCGTCTCCGTCGGCGACATGGCCGTCGCCCACGGCGTCCAGGGCGTGCCCGTCCAGACTTTCGGCGGTCCGGGCGCGAAGTTCCTCAAGAAGGCGGTCGCGACGCGCTGGATCGCCGACATCTCGTCGCCCAAGCGCGCGTTCACCGCCTGGGACGACATGTAAGAGACGGCCGCCTCGCGCGGCCCGTCCGGTCTCTCTCACTTTCTCTCTCTCTCTCTCTCTCGCTTTTCACCTCCCGACGACGCTCGCGTGCGACCGAGCGGCTACGCGAGTCGACGCTGAACGCTCGCCTCGAACGCTGTGGCCGCGGAACGCTCACCTCGAACGCTGTGGCTCCGTCGAGCGGGTCAGAGAACGAAATCCGCAAAAACGTAGAGTGTCCCCGAACCAGTTAGTGTTCCGGCTCCTCCGCGGGAGCGACCATGTCGTCGATGCGGAGAATGAGGATGTTGCTCGTGTCGTCCTTCCCGTCGACGGTTCCCTCGACGACGAGTTTCGATAGCGGCGTCGGGCCGACGGTGACGTTGTCGCCCTCGTGGAAGTCACGGACCGAGCCCTGGAGGTGGATCTCCGCGCGGCAGAGCTCCGGGTGGTGGACGCTCGAGAGGTCGATCTCCTCGACGTTGGCGTTCTCGACGCGCTCGCCCTCGTGGAACAGCGGGACCGTCGCGGGTTCGTCCATCTCTTGGACGTCGAGCGCCTCGTAGGCGTTCGCCGTCGGCTTGTAACCGCCCTTCGGACCCGGGACGCCCTCGACCAACTGCAGCGCCTTCAGGCTCTGCATCTGGTTGCGAATCGTCCCCGGATTGCGGTTCACCTCCGCGGCGATATCTTCGCCTTTCACTGCGTCCTCGGCCTGACGGTAGAGGTTTATCAGGGCCGTGAGTATCTGTTTCTGGCTCGGGGTGAGCTCGATAGACGACATAAACGAACGTTCGTAATTGATGTTCTTAAATTCGACGGATAACCGGTTTTTTGGTGATTATTATGGCGATGCTGTTGACTCGGTGACTGTCTCTTCAGAGAATGTCTGTTCGGTGACGTTCGACGCCTCAGTCCAACCTGAAACGTTCTGTTTCGCCTTAACGTATCGGTAGGCCTTTACCGCCACCTCTGGCCGTACACGTATGCAGAATCAGCGAGTTCTCGTCACCGGCGGGGCCGGATTCATCGGGTCGAACCTCGCGAACCACCTCGCCGTCGACAACGACGTGGTGGCCGTCGACGACCTCTATCTCGGAACCCCCGAGAACCTCACCGACGCGGTCGAGTTCGTCGAGGGGAGCGTCCTCGACGACGACCTGCCCACCGACGTCGACGTGGTGTTTCACCTCGCGGCGCTCTCGTCGTACGCGATGCACGAGGAGAACCCGCGTCGCGGCGCGCGCGTCAACGTCGAAGGGTTCGTCAACACCGTCGACCAGGCTCGACAGGACGGCTGTGACACCGTCGTCTACGCCTCTACGTCCTCCATCTACGGCAGTCGAACCGAACCGTCGCCCGAGTCGATGGCCGTCGAGGCGCGAACCGGCTACGAGGCGTCGAAACTCGCCCGCGAACGCTACGCGGAGTACTTCCACAACCACTACGAGCTGTCGCTCGCGGGGATGCGCTTCTTCTCTGTGTATCAGGGCTTCGGCGGCGCGGAGGAACACAAGGGCCGGTACGCCAACACCGTCGCGCAGTTCGCACACAAAATCGCTAACGGCGAGCGGCCCGAACTGTTCGGCGACGGCTCGCAGACACGCGACTTCACCCACGTCGACGACATCGTCCGGGGACTCGAACTCGCCGCCGACCACCGGCTGCAGGGCACCTACAACCTCG is a genomic window of Haloprofundus halophilus containing:
- the cdd gene encoding cytidine deaminase produces the protein MVDELVEKARAVLSNAHVPYSEYRVGAALRTADGTVFVGCNIENANYSNSLHAEEVAIAEAVKNGYREFDRIAVSSGVRDGVTPCGMCRQTLSEFCDDGLVVVCDEGGERATEYTLGQLLPNTISEGTLSDAERSDES
- a CDS encoding Rrf2 family transcriptional regulator, producing MSSIELTPSQKQILTALINLYRQAEDAVKGEDIAAEVNRNPGTIRNQMQSLKALQLVEGVPGPKGGYKPTANAYEALDVQEMDEPATVPLFHEGERVENANVEEIDLSSVHHPELCRAEIHLQGSVRDFHEGDNVTVGPTPLSKLVVEGTVDGKDDTSNILILRIDDMVAPAEEPEH
- a CDS encoding NAD(P)/FAD-dependent oxidoreductase, translating into MTQKVVVLGAGYAGAGAVKAFEDEIEDGEAELTWVSERDYHLVLHEVHRVIRDPSVESKVAVPIDDVKSPETDFVKGHVENVDVDERVVELSDDRTVEYDYLLVALGSDTAFYGIEGLEEFSLTLKSLDDAREIHEEIKAASEDASRSEPAQVVVGGAGLSGIQAAGEIAEFRDKHRAPIEIEIVEGLDEVFPGNDPELQGALRKRLDIQDIDVMTGEFISKVDEEAIYVGDDTELDYDVFIWTGGITGQKEVAEAKLDKDERSNRIFAGSDFSTSDERVFAIGDSALVDQGNDNVAPPTAQAAWQAAEVVGENLARTIRGQPLKTWTHRDKGTLVSVGDMAVAHGVQGVPVQTFGGPGAKFLKKAVATRWIADISSPKRAFTAWDDM
- a CDS encoding GNAT family N-acetyltransferase translates to MYVRDAKNRDEVWLLDHIEAMDLDDVAFRSRDYVIAVDEASNTRAGFGRTRIHKHDEGEFCELTGIGVLTEWRGQGVGAHVVERLVKTAGDEGFERVYCFTNEPNYLVQFGFAPVESESLPATVRERLEAKRGDVMPDAVALLLPVDAFEMPDEAREAFKRAAPKAEQASEPEERAEDFGIDPESATYKYDTGR
- a CDS encoding DUF7520 family protein; this encodes MNELDVKESGRGRRILLGVGGVVVLVAALIGLFVGENSAGASIDLLGVATLPVSPIPMALYGAVLATVALGALFGAVEFVSRVEERDRV
- a CDS encoding NAD-dependent epimerase/dehydratase family protein → MQNQRVLVTGGAGFIGSNLANHLAVDNDVVAVDDLYLGTPENLTDAVEFVEGSVLDDDLPTDVDVVFHLAALSSYAMHEENPRRGARVNVEGFVNTVDQARQDGCDTVVYASTSSIYGSRTEPSPESMAVEARTGYEASKLARERYAEYFHNHYELSLAGMRFFSVYQGFGGAEEHKGRYANTVAQFAHKIANGERPELFGDGSQTRDFTHVDDIVRGLELAADHRLQGTYNLGTGESYDFNEMVAMINEVLGTDVEPEYVENPLDVYVHDTMADASKMREETGWEPTIGFEEGVRRVCEPYLGD
- a CDS encoding nucleoside phosphorylase; translation: MTDTDASEDPNDEVQYHIEVAEGDVADAVLLPGNPERVDKITALWDDYEEVAYHREYRTATGTYDDAPISVTSTGIGSPSAAIAVEELARVGVETYIRVGSCGAIQPEMEVGDLVITSGAVRQEGTSAEYVREDYPAVADHEVVSALVAAAERLGYDYHVGLTMSADSFYAGQGRPGLDGFRAAGSESLVEELREANVKNIEMEASALLTIANVYGLRAGAVCSVYANRITGEFRTEGESRAAETASLAVSLLARMDEVKREAGVDQWHAGLSL